AGGTGTTGAGCGGGGGTTTCTTAAAAATTGCTTTTTAGGGATGCGCTACGCCGCGCCGCTTACTGAAAATGTATCGATAAAAAGGCGTACTTATCTACCtagctttattattaaaaaaggaaggtaaatactttaaatcttattctattaaaatatgttaattttattaacgtTTATTACATAGTTTTACATTCAAAACCAATTGTATCAAATTATTtagcatattttttatatatcagGTGTTTTCTGGTGCATTTATAACACATATTTGACAAAATTTATCGTAATTTGTGTGAAAACgactataaaaatgaaatatataatacattttatatacaaaCTCCAACTGCGACAATATGTAATAAATTGACGGTATTAATAAAATGTAGACAAGAAACATAATGATTTCAAtcataattttgacattttgtaaaGGTTCACAAGCAATTCATTAAACATTCGAAAATGTACATAAAATTTAACCCAAAATGTGCCGAAATTGTTGTCAAtctaataagtataaataattcattgttctttaaatgaaataaaataatattttaaattaagaagacgcttgtaaaaaaaattaacaaagaaTTTATTTGTCCACAGTAgtgcttaataataaaatagtaaaataataataaaatatctttgtaaTCGTGATAACTTAGTAACTCTATATAATCAAATGGATGTCTCTTGCCAGCTACAACTAACAATGATTATTCTGTAGAAACTTTAAAACGTTACTATACTAAGTACCCCGCATAAAAAGGGTTAGCTTCCAGGTTGAGTGTAATTATTCCAAATTTGGTATACGGTACCTAGAACAAACCATTCATACTGCCTAGGTTGTTTACCTCTGGGCTCTGCACATAAGGGCTCGCACAATGTAATTAATCATATTAATCACTGACATCGTGAGTTCATTATTCTTTTATAAGTTTGTTGACGTTTAGTtttgttcttaatttttttataaaaataagggggcaaacgagcaaacgggtcacctgatggaaagcaacttccgtcgcccatggacactcacagaatcagaagagctgcaggtacgttgccggccttttaagagggaatagggtaataggggagggtaagaatgggaagggaatggagtaggggagggtagggaagggcctccggtaaactcactcacttgacgaaacacagcgcaagcgctgtttcacgccggttttctgtgagaacgtggtatttctccggtcgagccggcccattcgtaccgaagcatggctttcccacgttaAATTGACGGATTgaactaaaaatattgtagactatttataaaatactactagatgacgtccgcatcTTCATTGCACCGTTTGTTTACTGCGCGAaacccgtacatttttccgttacaaaaactatattttgttcTTTGCCATTGCTCAAAGTGTCTTGGCAAGTTGTACCgacaaatttaatataaatcagTTAAGCCGCTTAAGCGTGAAAAGACAGACAGCAacacaagaaaacaaaaaacataaaacaaaaaaagataaattatCGATAAAAATTATCGGCAACTTTTAGTTCAATGTCACATCACTATTTCTGTGAGATAAGCTACATCCCTAGCCTAATGGATATTATCGGTGACTTGTAAAACAAGTGTAGGGGGAAATCACCCTCACTCGGGGAAGTTTTCACGGATTTTCCCGTTCACACCAAACACACAAGATCATTTCTGTAGATTTACAAAATCACTTGCAACAGAGGGAGATGTTATTGAGGTggaaaaagtttttgtttggaTGTTGGATTAAAAGCTTTAGCAGATTAAGATCATTAGCacaatttcttaaaatataaagtacttaATGTAATGATGTGACCATggcatgaaaaaatattatgcttttttaATCACGTATAAAATTCATCTACTTAATATatctacatttttaattttattgtttttttactgaaatatgtAGTTCTCTCAACCTCTGGCGACCCTACAAAACCGGGGCTGCGACCCACAGGTTTAAAAACACTGATATAGAGCAAGCAGCGAAAAACATTCGGATAAATTATATCTGTCACAAATCTAAATAGATCGTGAAACAGGGCCTTAGTTGGATTAAATTATAACTTCTTAATTttgaagatatattttttaaattagcctatgctgtcccactgctggtctaaggcctcccccagggtcttccattTAGTTCTATttagttttttaatgtttagTAATAAATTGAATAATGGAGTGGCTCCCTAGAGAGAATAAGAGAAATAGAGGACGACAGAAAACACGATGGCGagatatatttacacaaaaagttGGAGAGGACTGGATGAGAGTAGCTAGAGATAGACAGAAGTGGAAGAtattgggggaggcctacgccAAAGAGGCGACTATTACCTAAATAGATTATAAGTAGAttaaaacaaatagaaaatggAATGTTAGATTAAGTAATATTGTATACTTTGCATGCAAAATAACCATATTATGTCATTGTGTTGTTTGGTTGAGTGTTGCATTGAtttattgattataatttataattaataaatttaatgtaatatgAGATTAAATGGAACAGTGATATGAATATAACTACTGCAATAAATACTgaaattaatttgttaaaagtaaCGGCAGACATctgaaatgtaatttaaaacaaatgatatacttagttatattaaatatttagtaaatgatgctttaattaatttgtaatgaaatgtttttaatgGAATCAAGTTATTATAAGTTAAACCGAATAGtactcataataataaatatgtatatgtaaaacaattgctatagttaaattaaatatttagtaaatgatgctttaattaatttataatgaaatgtttttataaaatatgttaaaatacttagaaatcaagttattataagttaaaccgaatagtattaataataataaatatgtatatgtaaaacaattgctatagttaaattaaatatttaataaatgatgcttaaattaatttataatgaaatattttttaatgaaatcaatttaatgtaatttaaaccgaattgtattttaataataataaaattaaaaattatgttatcttatgaaaataatatctttacaataaattaaattattttgaaaatgcTATATATAGAAACAAATGAtatatagttattttaattacttataaaattattattattattttatttttatttaaaatgaaatgtttttaatgtaaccaataaattgtaatgtaatatattttaatccgaATAGTATCAATAATAACTAATGTATGCATGTAATCTTTGTAACAATTACTGGTAATagaataaaggctattttttttatttttttttattttataataaattgaatAGTTTATTAGAGTTAACCAACCTATGACAAACACGATTATCGCCTAATTCTCTCCGTTAACTCGCCACCCTCATTGCTAAACAATTTCCCGGGACATAATCTATTAAATCTCGTTATCCCCTCAGCCCCTCGTAAAATCATAACAATATTACCCTTGTGTAAAATAAACAGGGTAACGCCTCCCTTATCTCGAATGACATCCCTTCGCGGTTCGAATTATTACTCCTTTCAGCCCACCGCACATTCGCAAAATCGACCGGGGGATTCAGTAGCTTGTGCCCTTGTAATAAAGCTCAGTGTAAGCGAAATTTTCATGAGTGAGCAAACAAGCATGCTGCTCCTTGATAAGTGGCCAACACTGTGACGAGTAGGGTTTTGTGTTCGAAGAAAACCTATTTAATGTGGCGCGGTCTAGCAGTCAGAACTCAGACCTTTTATTTAAGcactatttaaagttaaagaCCCTATTtgacaatccatacttccatacttaatattaaataaatgcgaaagcgtttctgtttgtccgtctgtctgttacatcttcacgcccaaaccactgcactgattttgctggaatttggtatggagctgCTTGgaggcccgggaaaggacataggatactttttatcccggaaaaatgtacggctcttgcgcgataatcgaattttggcgcaatggagttgcgggcgtcatctagttattgataagtgacgaatagatTATCCGAAATATTTGTCGCTACCGTGTATAGCTGTCAATAGCTTTACACGGAATGTATTATTGGGCGCTCCGCGCTTGTGATTCGTGAAATGCTCAGCCATTGTGTTATTGGTCCTTTGTTGGGACTTAGCAAAGCCGcagtataaaaatgaatgaatATGAGTTtggtcactttgtctattctaccGTCGTGTCATATTAATGATCACAGGATCATTTATATGACACGACACAATTATATGCACAggcatatacatatttatataactTTATGATAGAACTCTTATTCCAAAGGGTAATTATCATCTCCAAGACAATTAGGACCTCTATTCTAGTTTGGATGGGGTAACTCACCAGAACTGGGTCGGTCGCTGTACCTGGTGCAGTACACCCACGCCGGCCACACCATCGGCCCGTCGCCGCCCGTCGCTCCTGAACAatatattagaatttagaatggCAAAAacgttaaattaagaaatttaaaaactacCCCCGATAATGTCGTCAACCGGTGTCGTCATCGGTGAGCAACCAACGCTAAGAGCGCGCTTGAAAATATCAGttgtcaaacaaaaaaactagatcaaaatcggtccacccgtttggatgctacgatgccacagatagacacacagacagacagatgcgTTAAACTTATAGCACCTATCTTTTttttcgggggttaaaaaggaaATAGGTCTAGGAAATGCCCATTTTCACCAACACCTTCCATTTACGCTAAGTGTATTTTAGGGGTATTTTATGCTATACATTACAAGATTTAATTACCATTttgaccgactttcaaaaaggaggaggttatacgttcggctgtatgtatctttttttttcaccaATAGTATCCTTAGTTATGAGTCTAGCGGTCCTTTAAGCTCATGAAGATAGGTAGGTCTTaagatattttcacaaaatataaagtatcaacTAAGTTCTTAGATCTGACGACTGACTCTGAAGAACTCAGACAACATATTGCAGGTATCCTTAATGGTCGTTAGGTAACCCTTAGGGGCAGTTATTGAAAACAGGCATTTTCTATCTAGACctgttgaaataaaatataactttaagtATCTTTCGCTCTGTCAATTTGTCAAAATACTATTCTTTTTAGGAATCTACTCGCTAGTCCgagcattaataaataatttctttcaTAATTTGTTTTCCAAACTTTTCTTTCATAAGACGAGTATTATAAAAAGAAATCATGACAAatatttgaagaatcatgatgcAAGTAGTATTTGTTGTATATGCCAGTAGGTCTACACCATACCTTAATTAATGAAAGCACTCAATACATCAATAAAAAAACCGGCAAAGTGCGTGTTGGGCCAcgtgcaatatagggttccgtagtaggtaccgctagtttttttttaaattttgtatgctCAATGAATATACACTACTAACAaaatcatctcagttactttcaaaggaatttgaacgaaaagtttctttatacttCGGCGAATACacttttttagttgatcgactattagtcaataacttatgaagtcttcctagccgtgatagttttcctttcaaattcagcatatttcctactcccgttaattttttcacatttccagaagcaaccctTTAGCTGGTGAAGGAACaatggactctaacgattttttccactttaaaacttaatatttcacaaacggaatCCGTttaacggatccctaaatcgaaaaatgatctattccttgttgactacggaatcctaaaaattgTACACGACAGACCCATTAAAGGTgttattcgttttttttttaaataaaaatgtggctgtttttgacatttttaatcTACGATATAAGTACTAAGTATGACCTCAGTCGAGGTTATGACCCTACTTACGATTCTGATAACATCTACTAAtgtaaaaaattgtttaagTTGTACTTAATTACGAGTTGCTACCTATATTGTCTAGTTAACTGGACTAATCTACTGGTTGCTGACAAAATAATCACCACCTGGCAGCTTTCCAAAGATTTGTTGATTGTATTGAATGACATACTTAATTGCGAGCAGGTATTTGCCAATTAGATAAATAATAGAGCAGCTGCCCATCTTGTCGTTGTTCACAAAAATATCACTCGCTATTAATTAAAACTGTGTAACTAGTTTGCAACAAAATttcatctttttatttaaataatcactgtccagtaaaaaaaatagacgaaatattattactgtttGCTTTTTAGCATCATTGAATAGAACAGATAATAAAAATAGACATACCTGCTGTCGATGACTGATTGCTTCCACTATCGTCCGATTTCGATAGGTCGATAGCTCCCTTGTCGCTCGGCTTTATCTCAGGTACCCTAGCCTCTAAATCCTTACTCGGAACTGGCACTTCCTTTACAGGAGCCGACTTCGCTTCGAACTGCCTGGACTTTAGACTCTTACGTTTCATAAGAGGATCCGTAATCCGCCTGCCGAAGTCggcttttaaaatattgtctatACTAAACTTTAGGCAACTTTGATTTATGAAGTCTCTCTCCGACTCGTTCTCCGGTGATCTCGGTGGGTAGTTTTGATTTCTCCTATTCTCGTCTCTCTCTCCTCTCCACCCCTCTTTCCGCAGCGCGTAATTCATACCGATTTGGTTGATGTTATTCTGCGGCAGTGCCATTCGAGGTAATCCAGATTTCAAGTCGACCTGATTCATGAGGGGATTTTGAAAAATGATCGGCTGATTCAAAAACATAAGAGGACTCGGGGTAATCGGATTCGGCCGGAGGAGGATCGGCTGattcatatttaaattttgaCTGAGCTGGGATATCGCATTCAGGTGCGTCTGAATGTGCTTAAACGACGTGAGGCTCTGATTCGATTCATTGCTTTTGTCGCTCTGGAACGACAGCGGGGCCTCGTTACCGACCGACAGTACCGTGTCGTCGCTGCAGCAGGAGTTGTCGTCGACGCTGACGTCCGCTCTTTCGGTCGTCTCGTCGTCCAGCCTGGGGCTGACGCTCTCCGAGTGTCTGGAAGCGTCCTCGAAGTTGGGCGTGTTCTGCAATAGTTTGTCAGTTGAGAAAACATTATCGGGGCTATTGCTGTCCCTCTCTTTCTTTAGCACGTTGTGTATGGAGAAGGGGGACGAGTGTATTAGCTTGTCCTCCTGCTTGTCATCCTCCTGGTAGTCGGAGCAGGCGTCGCGGTTGGGGGAGTAGGGCTCGTGGTCGTCGTCGCTGTCCTGGATCTTCATCTGGTCGTGGATGTGCGCGGAGGAGACCGCTGCCATCGTTGATGTTAGTTACGCCATCTGCAACAATGGAAATGA
This genomic window from Aricia agestis chromosome 2, ilAriAges1.1, whole genome shotgun sequence contains:
- the LOC121737439 gene encoding homeobox protein invected-like, which produces MAAVSSAHIHDQMKIQDSDDDHEPYSPNRDACSDYQEDDKQEDKLIHSSPFSIHNVLKKERDSNSPDNVFSTDKLLQNTPNFEDASRHSESVSPRLDDETTERADVSVDDNSCCSDDTVLSVGNEAPLSFQSDKSNESNQSLTSFKHIQTHLNAISQLSQNLNMNQPILLRPNPITPSPLMFLNQPIIFQNPLMNQVDLKSGLPRMALPQNNINQIGMNYALRKEGWRGERDENRRNQNYPPRSPENESERDFINQSCLKFSIDNILKADFGRRITDPLMKRKSLKSRQFEAKSAPVKEVPVPSKDLEARVPEIKPSDKGAIDLSKSDDSGSNQSSTAGATGGDGPMVWPAWVYCTRYSDRPSSGRSPRTRRPKKPPGDTGPTDEKRPRTAFSGPQLARLKHEFAENRYLTERRRQALAAELGLAEAQIKIWFQNKRAKIKKASGQRNPLALQLMAQGLYNHSTIPLTKEEEELEMKAREREQQIRQ